The genomic window GCCGGTCACCTCGATCAGGCCGCGCAGTCGCGGCAGATCGGATTGCCGTTCTTCTCCGAGGCGAGCTGGCTCCTGTGGTGCACCAGGAAGCAGCTCATGCAGGTGAACTCGTCCGCCTGCCGGGGCAGCACGCGGACCGACAGCTCCTCGTTGGAGAGGTCGGCGCCGGGCAGCTCAAGGGACTCGGCCTGGTCGAACTCGTCGACGTCGACCGCTGAGGTCGACTTCTCGTTCCTGCGGGCCTTCAGTTCTTCGATGCTGTCCTCGTTGAC from Streptomyces sp. NBC_01198 includes these protein-coding regions:
- a CDS encoding DUF4193 domain-containing protein, giving the protein MATDYDTPRKTDDDVNEDSIEELKARRNEKSTSAVDVDEFDQAESLELPGADLSNEELSVRVLPRQADEFTCMSCFLVHHRSQLASEKNGNPICRDCAA